The segment aatattaaattggaagactctttttttctaaatatatatcatgatGAACCAAATTCATTCATCCAtttgtcatatttttcaagatctTCTTGTGAAACACTTTTATTACATCTGTCAATGGCTTCATGAAAATCATCAGATGATACTGGTAAATCTAATTCTTCTTTTGGTAGTTGACGAATTTGATCTGGTTTTAAaccagcaattttttttctcattgacATCATTGATGCATcccttcaaaaaaaaaaaaaaaaatttaattaaataaattgtttaaaaattattaattatttttaaactaaccGGCAAACATTTGTAATATCAGCTCCAGAATATCCTTCAAGTCTTGTAGCAAATTCAGAAAGTACAACTGAATCATCAACTTTAACATcacgtaaattaattttaagtaaTGCTTCACGACCTTCgcctgttgataaaaaaaaaaaataattattgtttcagATGGAATAAATTTGGATGAGACAAACTGACGAAGATGACGACAACAGTCATCAACTTCAGCAATGGTGAGtttagtaattaaatttttattatttgattaataaacaTGTATCTATTTTGCACCGAGTGTGTTTTCTCTCATGcctatgattatttaaaataattatttacttgaataTACATACTAAAATTACTTACGATTTGGGAGGGGAATGTAAATACGTTTTTCTAAACGTCTTCTCAATGCTTCATCAATGTCCCAAGGGAAATTTGTTGCTGCAAGTACCATGACAACTTTACTTGGATCAtcactaaattaaaaaataataattattattataattagaataaatttaattaattttcatagaatcaaaaagaaaaaaaaaatatatattcaataccTATTTGAACTAATTCCATCCATTTGTACAAGTAATTCTGACTTGACTCTTCTTGATGCTTCATGCTCAGATTCTGATCCTCTTCTCGAGCACAATGaatcaatttcatcaataaatattgtacttGGTGCATAAAATCTTGccatttcaaataataaacgtACAAGTTTTTCTGATTCACCTCTGTATTTTGATGtcaatgttgatgatgatacattaaaaaatgttgtacCACATTCAGTTGCAACAGCTTTAGCAAGCATTGTTTTTCCAGTACCTGGTGGTCCAACCATTAATACACCTTTCCATGGTCTTCGTATACCCTTAAAAAAATCAGGCATCCACATTGGTAATACAACAGCTTCTTCTAGTAAACGTTTAGCCTCATGTAAATCAGCAATATCTTCCCAATGtatatttggatttttttgaACAATATCACGTTCTAAAACATCAACAAGATCTTTATCATTACCAGCTGATTCAAATTTACGTTCTTCAACttcaacatcatttttttcactttctgttttttctttatcatcacgttttaaattttttttactactatcatcttttttattatttgttgttttagtatcattttttttactagctgttgttactgttttttttaaacctgGACGATTAAGCTGTTTACGATTAATATTTTGTGATTTAACTGATGTTTTTTGTTCGGTTGGTGTTGGTGGTAACCATACATCAAGATCACGAGGTGTTTGAACACCCCATGATGATCCCATACTACCACTTGACCATAATGCTGCATCTCTTGTTGGTTCCTCATATTGTAATGATGCTGAGcctattaaatattataataatttataaattgtttatattatttaatgaataataatataatttatttaatatcttaCCTAGCATTCTTTCACTTCTTACatcaactttaaataattgCAATGTATGTGCTGatgattttactttttcaaattcatttgcAATTTGTTGTTGAACAAGTTGCCATTTTGCTTTTCTTGTTGTATCAACAATTGTTGCTAATAATCTGTGGATTTGCTGAATAACACCTTGATAATATACTCCAGATGTGTCGTAGTTACCAGTCAATGCCATGTCTCTAGCTAATTTTGTGTTTTCACATATTTCATTAACAGACAcagccatttttatttttaataattatttgtttttatttatttatttatttatttttaatttttaggttACATGAACATATcagaaattaatgtaaatatttgttaatgtaaattaacttgatttgttttttttaaatttaatttattcttacAATGACAcaagtttatcaaaaaattttttcttttttttgtaaataactcaagaaatattgtcaataaaaaaactaacactttATTTGACCATTTTTGTCTTGATGTTTCATGCAGTGATACAGTGACGTACGTACATAGTTTAATACAGAGATTGgctatttgttaaaaaaatttattgtaaacaaCACTTCAAgctaaaaattcaacattctcatttgatttttattatactccTACTGTTTTAATCAATTTCAATGATTGTTCAATAAGACCatgattttttatctcttttatttgtattttttttctttatttgagAGAAATTCTTCTTTGACAAGACCTTGAGTTTACATTTGTAAATATCCACAACTATAGGAATCTgtaattaccaaaaaaatcacgacaatCAACAAAACTCTGTTAacaatttttctaatatttgacaaaaataatcaataattattaacaataaacagtaacaacaaataataattaatatattttttttctttatttaaactatggaaaaagaaaaaaaaaaaacaaaagagaaaatataatttgttaataatttttccagtAGATGTCGATACTTGTTCGTGAAActctcgtattttttttttttttatatacagttCGGAGCATGACATTCGGGTGTCAAcaattgacgaaaaatttcGTAGTGcgagttgttgttgtttttgttattaatatatatgtcaTAGAACATTATTATAGAAcgatacaaatttaattacatcACGTTTGTTTACGTTGATACTTAACAGCCAGTTAGACGACAATACAAttccaatattatttaatgtaaaaatatacgtaattttgtcattattaatttttttttttttcatttatttttttgtgtgtgaagagctaaaaaaaaatagacgaTTCCTATCATCAATTGGTGAGTCGAGGTCATTTTGGAACAAGGGGGGTCATCGGGGCATACCGGACGGTTTTTATtagccgttttttttttttaagtcttgattggtatataatttttttttttttttttaatttttttataacatagTCGCTACTGGAAAGAATATTGAGAAACGCGCGCGCGCGCGTTcaagtatcatttttttttttatttattttttttttttttatattctgtcACCTGTGAAtacatgtattattattaaaaaatatagacgcatataaatgtattttgaaTGCGTGGGTTTTATTGTGTATTATACTGACAGTTGACTTTATGTCAATGTGCTCAAGACAATTGAtattaaacattataaaactTGGTTTTCACGCTGTGTAATTTATATCTCATTATCATCGTTGAGAAAAAATACCAAAGACGGCTTTCAGTTGTATCCAAGTAGAAGAAATACAAAGTTAGAATccagaagtaaaaaaattcggtcttatagaattttattttttatattattgagcaataataaaatagtgaacgtaaaattgaaaatcttGACATTATGGCTGACCGAGGAAAAATGtgagtaatttatatttttattgatacacattaatattaaataattatttgttttcaatatgataaataagTATGCTTATCAGACAAACTGTCAATATTGTCAAGTACAttcattgacattttttattttccattgttttttgttacataaattattatgattttatttttgcttcaTGAAAAATTGACTCTATTGAATCACTCATCACTACGACGCTTAGATAATTCTTTCTTTAGTGATTAGTATTGTTAATATtactgtttaataattattttattttcattgattaatatgatatatatatatttaaaaaaaattactttaataGAATGAAAAGACAGTGATATTACCGACATTTAatgtatatagatattttttattgttatacaTTGCGGAAACAACATAtgtaataacttttttaattccaCAAGAAAATTAAGGGTGTGCATTATATCAATATTACTATCATCATACtcgttgaataataataataaaaaaaatatacgtactgaaaaaaaagagggcaGTGTCATACGTGACGTATGTTGAACATCGATAAATTTGCTATTGAAGTAATATATGtgtttatgttataataaacaaaaaaaaaattaatttaatatcattaaattttttttatttttatatacattaaatacttgattattatcaatttaaatatttttttttttttataaattcctAAGCTCACCCACCAGCTGTTAgaaacatcaataaaaaattttactccTTCTTTTTTGATGTGAGTTAGACTGAGACAGATAGAGAAAAAGTAGaaggagaaaaaataatatattaaaaaattaaaattcccccttTTCTGATtgtcatcatcagcatcatcatcattgtcaatTGATACCAATCTGCCttggtatatttaaaatcattctcTCATTTGCGTCACTTGTCACATCATTTCTCTCTCACTACATTTGAGATcgatttataaaatgaaaaaacaaacaaataaatattaaacaaactGAACTAAATTCatattacaattattgttattattattattattattataataatgaggATGTAATTTGAATCTAAGTTTATCAGTCGTGCACGAGTTATGAGCAGGTCAAGGTCAAGTGAAGTTTCGCATAATTCCATTCCGTGTGCGCGTCTGTCGAAAGCAGCAGGGTCATGGTGATGAGGTGGATGAAGAGTAGGTTGTTGGATACAGTGGGAGGTAGTGAGGgattacatttatatatatctgtatATAGGGCTGTTGCAAGTTTCTATAGATGATGAGAAAGACAGAATCAAAatgcattataaaaataatagcaggtgtttttgtattttcaatttatttttgtctttatatctttaatttttctttacgtGACTCGTTGTCAATACTCGTTATGGCTATTTTATTTGCTTATTATATAGACAGATGTGtaggaatttttaaatatataaatataaaactgttGGGCATCGATTCTATATTCGAgtacttgacttttttattttgcgtgtatgtatatttttatatacatagacacatacattaataatatttttcaacaaattgattgtacaaatttaaatattacatagTACTTTGAGTTATGCTAATAGAACGAAATCCATTACAGTATAGAAGGGTCAGCTTacaagtataattttatttgtttattttgagataaaatatatctttgcgagttttagatttttattaatgttttcagtttgaaaatatttgtgtGGGTTGTATAATGATTATGTGAATATTATAAAGTATAATAAGGTAAATGCAAAgtttaaggaaataaaaaaaaattgatgcgattatacataatttttatgaaaattattatgttaaattatcgttaaaatgtattttaaagtAAACTAGTTGAAATTGTTTCAACACCTacgtaaaatttacaaatctaaaagatctaaaaatatattttgttcattcattcgttaaaattattatgacaCATGTGCTAGGTGTTGAAGTAATTGTAAAAATGGATATAAGATAAATGAGTGggttaaaagtaaatttgacaatgtacattttataaaaacgatAATTCTGGacattttttcgtttaaattcaagttaatttcgagattttatttttataaaaattctaatataataataataattatatctcttatttttcatgaataattAGGCTTTAAtagtttgtttttataaaaaaaatatctggtgTATTTTTAGAAgatatctatatttatatttataaagagtTCGTAAAATATACCGGGTATATCGTATCCGTTATGGTCTACTGGTTAGGATATCTGGCTTTCACCCAGAAGgtccgggttcgattcccggtaacggaattactttttttgaatttttttctaaaaaaactaaaatttatcatactttcatgttattttttttttccgaaaaTTCTCTCCAAAAAATccattagtaatttttttttcaaatttatagaGCAAATAGAGGCTTATTTCAACTagattcaataaaatttctgAAGATCCGcaagcagttttttttttggcgaAATACCATAAAccatattttgaatatttcggactttataaaaattctccTGTAAAAGGGCTTCAGTaacttttctttaaatttgaAGAGCAAATCGAAACTGGCTCCAACCGTTCCCAAAAAAATTCCTAACGTGGTCCAAGCATTATTTTTCGCGATATGCCATAAGCTCTATATATTTTCGagattttgaatttattataattctcCTGAAAAAGGGTATCAGTAACTTTTCCCTCAATTTGTAGAGCAAGTCGAGACAGGCTCCCTCAACTGCCCTCCAAGAAATACCtcgtaatttataaatagaaaaattaaaaatgtaaatgatccattataaattattatcacttacataatttagattttacttatttttcatttgaaaattcaatagatGAATTTATCTGTCTTGATTTGATTTTTGTCCTAGTTGCAATTTTTTTGTGAgttgaaacattttttatattctttttctgCACTGAAAATGTGCTTCTCAGATATGAACGTGCTTGGAATATTacatttatcttttatatatacgtagatattataatttaaagttcagaaaaatgaaaaaaataaaataaagagaagaaaaaaatatttctattcgaaatacaaaaatactactaaagaatatttttttctatcattttttatttcttttgttattttaattgaagattctcatttgagtttttttttatttttcctttctttttcGAAGGGGAAACAAATGTGTATTCTGATtagtaaaaatgatatatatatttacatgagGATATGGCATgtgaaaatgttgaaaaaaaaaaaaggcactGAATATATTGTGACTTGATAAGGCACGTTTTTTCACAATAGCAATATTCTActttaataaaattctttattttctatttttttttttatatctaatttattattattattttctcttctATTCTTACGTgatgtttgtttgttttgttttatttcatctGACAATtacaatatacaaaaatacatGCACGTATGGCATATTAAATTCTGTGTCATTTTATATAAGATTATATGGTTTTCATGATAAGCCACAATTATTTCTAACACCATTGACGTGATAATACCAACAATCAGGCTACCctcaatctttttttatttttcttaatccTTATATACTTTTTCTGTGATAATCTTTttcgtcaattaaaaaaaatatactcaagGTTTCTAGCATtatagtagtagtagtatatatattttataaaaaatacgcatataaataaaaattaatcgtCGGTGACAATATAAATTGagtatatatacacactgTGAGATAAATAATGTTGTTGATCTAAGAATAGAAGCTAAAAGAGGGTGACtgatcggaaaaaaaaagttgagaaTAAAATAGGTTGACACTGTGTAaagatttaatgtaaaaaatagaaattggcattgtttttattgacTTTAAATGCTGGTCATTCTCatcaacaattatatatatacacaagggtagaagaataaaaataaaaaatgataaatattgatgGAAATAAATGTCACAAACTAACACCCGTCGTGTTTTATTAatccattgaaaataatgaccCTGAAGTTGACAGAACTTTTGATAGtatatttaatcattgaatttttgaaatattggatagaaatatatattttaaaaccaatatggcaaaaataccaaaatttgGTAAAAAGCTCTATATATACTCCAAAATTTTTGATCCAACAGtgaggtatttttttattttcatttatttataatcttgttaaacattatttttttttttgtcttttattgtCCATGTTATCGTAAACCTAgacaaaatcatcaatttgtaATCCTATATAAATTACTCAGTATCAAATGtatcttagaaaattttatttttttctatatcttttttttatttacttgcaatattttttttatttattattattacaatttttattttcattgttattacaTTTTAGATGTAACAGGGTGagcataaatatatacaaaaaaaaaaaaaaaaatttatagagaCCGTTGGACGATTCGCCCGGAAGCTTTTACTGAATTTCGGTCACGACCTTGTCGAGATAGAGTCGAGAGAATATTGTGAGGCTCGATAGAAAATCATTAGCCGTGCCGACCtcgaatttttcattttttaaattatcataatttttttttttttttacatttttgtttttgttaaaaatatatttacttcaGTGACtctgttgaaaataatttttatttttttttttgctttctttttaattatacttgatatgaatatatatttttcttttttgttaacgtttgtacttttattattatttttcttttgaaatattatataatattagaCGTAAAAGAAATagtgaaattaaatataatataaagacAAAGTATAAGGTGTGCTGAAGAATAGTGAACTCGGCCATTCGAATTTTGTCGATACTCACGGCTTGACCTTGTGCCATCGACCAGACACCTCTAGTTTCATATAATATACAGAACTACCCCTGTATCAAATCCACATATATAGTATTGCTATATACCTATAACCACCACAGTGCCCAACAACTAACCGAACCAACCCATTCACCTGCTATATACACTCTATATCCCGCagtgcttttttttctttttgattttttatatattcatccATATATCTTTActcgataattttatttttctattaaccTCCCCTTTATTGGTAACTATGTACTTTGTGAGTCGATGGAAAAACTAACATTCAATCGATTGCATATagcttttaataataaacgaaaaaaatataaatttcaagaaatgaataaataaatataaaattatagaaaaaatactttggtaaatgtatttttatttattttgaataaatgcCAGCTGCATTCACATacctaaataaatatcatataaaatatatattcaatttaaaattatacaattgaataaattgaaataaatataaataaaaaagacaaatacattttcttttttttttggatataaattttcatcaaattttaccaaagtcatatataatttaacgcatatacataaatttacatccacttatatttttttgtattttttttttcaatccgtataattgaattacaattttgtaaatcaatatataatgtTGGGCAACAAATGGCAAC is part of the Aphidius gifuensis isolate YNYX2018 linkage group LG1, ASM1490517v1, whole genome shotgun sequence genome and harbors:
- the LOC122854507 gene encoding katanin p60 ATPase-containing subunit A-like 1, yielding MAVSVNEICENTKLARDMALTGNYDTSGVYYQGVIQQIHRLLATIVDTTRKAKWQLVQQQIANEFEKVKSSAHTLQLFKVDVRSERMLGSASLQYEEPTRDAALWSSGSMGSSWGVQTPRDLDVWLPPTPTEQKTSVKSQNINRKQLNRPGLKKTVTTASKKNDTKTTNNKKDDSSKKNLKRDDKEKTESEKNDVEVEERKFESAGNDKDLVDVLERDIVQKNPNIHWEDIADLHEAKRLLEEAVVLPMWMPDFFKGIRRPWKGVLMVGPPGTGKTMLAKAVATECGTTFFNVSSSTLTSKYRGESEKLVRLLFEMARFYAPSTIFIDEIDSLCSRRGSESEHEASRRVKSELLVQMDGISSNSDDPSKVVMVLAATNFPWDIDEALRRRLEKRIYIPLPNREGREALLKINLRDVKVDDSVVLSEFATRLEGYSGADITNVCRDASMMSMRKKIAGLKPDQIRQLPKEELDLPVSSDDFHEAIDRCNKSVSQEDLEKYDKWMNEFGSS